A region from the Methylovorus glucosotrophus genome encodes:
- a CDS encoding EF-hand domain-containing protein, translated as MHVAIAACLVIGAMDVLYAAPKDANDNADDDGPKPSLVVAPDSSAPAKSLNGNISIEENMRLRRDLYEYSRAVDPAHIQIEERRRVMHQRLQARFDQADKDNDGAISRIEAFELLPQIARHFSQVDANNDGVITMEELESAQAKAIERQQRPIPVVREEVQVLPSPKVKEKGAMVNSRKRAL; from the coding sequence ATGCACGTTGCGATTGCCGCCTGTCTGGTGATTGGCGCTATGGATGTGTTGTACGCCGCTCCCAAGGATGCAAACGATAACGCTGACGATGATGGCCCCAAACCATCCCTGGTCGTGGCCCCCGATAGCAGTGCCCCTGCCAAATCCTTAAACGGCAACATCAGCATTGAAGAAAACATGCGTTTGCGCCGCGATCTCTATGAATATTCGCGCGCCGTAGATCCTGCTCATATTCAGATTGAAGAACGTCGTCGCGTGATGCACCAGCGTCTGCAGGCAAGGTTTGACCAGGCGGACAAGGATAACGATGGCGCCATTTCCCGTATCGAGGCATTTGAGTTGCTGCCACAGATCGCACGTCATTTCAGCCAGGTAGATGCCAATAATGATGGCGTGATTACCATGGAAGAACTGGAATCCGCGCAGGCAAAAGCCATTGAACGCCAGCAACGTCCTATACCGGTTGTCCGGGAAGAAGTACAGGTATTGCCCTCCCCGAAGGTAAAGGAAAAAGGCGCCATGGTGAATAGCCGAAAGCGCGCCTTGTAA
- a CDS encoding glycine zipper 2TM domain-containing protein, with the protein MVATRQLVISTLLIGVLTACSGMSTKQKNAAVGAGIGGVAGAVLTGGSALGTVGGAAIGGVIGHGVDSATSKKK; encoded by the coding sequence ATGGTCGCTACTAGACAATTGGTAATTAGTACATTGCTTATCGGTGTGCTCACCGCCTGCTCAGGCATGAGTACCAAGCAAAAGAACGCTGCTGTCGGGGCTGGTATTGGTGGCGTAGCAGGTGCTGTGCTCACGGGTGGAAGTGCCCTTGGGACAGTGGGCGGCGCCGCCATCGGCGGGGTCATTGGACATGGTGTGGATAGCGCAACAAGCAAGAAGAAATAG